From a single Hypomesus transpacificus isolate Combined female chromosome 14, fHypTra1, whole genome shotgun sequence genomic region:
- the avpr1aa gene encoding LOW QUALITY PROTEIN: arginine vasopressin receptor 1Aa (The sequence of the model RefSeq protein was modified relative to this genomic sequence to represent the inferred CDS: inserted 1 base in 1 codon) gives MNKRWKSMEILPSTXNGSDPYGRNEEVAKIEITVLSITFVVAVIGNVSVLLAMYNTKKKTSRMHLFIKHLSLADLVVAFFQVLPQLCWEITYRFYGPDFLCRIVKHLQVLGMFASTYMMVMMTLDRYIAICHPLKTLQQPTQRSHIMIISTWMCSLVLSMPQYFIFSLSEIKNGSEVYDCWAHFIEPWGVRAYITWITVGIFLIPVSILMICYGFICHSIWKNIKYKTRKSVSGASKNGLIGKNSVSSVTNISRAKLRTVKMTFVIVLAYIVCWAPFFIVQMWSVWDENFLWDDSENTAVTLSALLASLNSCCNPWIYMIFSGHLLQDFAHCFPCCHKIHHSFKKEDSDSSLRRTTLLTKMTTRSPTCSSGTWKELDNSPKSSIPSIQAE, from the exons ATGAACAAACGATGGAAATCCATGGAAATTCTACCGTCCA CCAACGGGAGCGACCCATATGGAAGGAATGAAGAGGTGGCTAAAATCGAAATAACTGTCCTGAGTATCACCTTTGTGGTAGCTGTGATAGGGAATGTCAGTGTTTTGCTGGCGATGTACAACACCAAGAAAAAGACATCGAGGATGCACCTCTTTATAAAACATTTGAGTCTTGCAGACCTCGTCGTCGCTTTTTTCCAGGTCCTGCCGCAACTTTGCTGGGAGATCACCTATCGTTTCTACGGGCCAGATTTCCTCTGCCGGATAGTGAAGCACCTGCAGGTGCTGGGCATGTTCGCTTCCACCtacatgatggtgatgatgacccTGGATCGTTACATCGCCATCTGTCACCCTCTGAAGACCCTCCAGCAACCAACGCAGCGATCCCACATCATGATTATCAGCACGTGGATGTGCAGCCTGGTCCTCAGCATGCCACAGTACTTCATTTTCTCCCTTAGCGAGATCAAGAACGGCTCGGAAGTCTACGACTGCTGGGCTCACTTTATAGAGCCGTGGGGCGTAAGGGCGTACATCACTTGGATAACCGTTGGCATTTTCCTTATTCCCGTGTCTATTCTGATGATATGCTACGGGTTCATTTGCCACAGTATTTGGAAGAACATCAAATACAAGACAAGGAAGTCAGTCTCTGGTGCGTCAAAAAATGGTCTCATTGGGAAGAATTCGGTGAGCAGTGTCACCAATATATCCAGAGCAAAGTTGAGAACTGTCAAAATGACTTTTGTGATTGTTTTGGCATACATCGTCTGCTGGGCACCCTTCTTTATCGTTCAGATGTGGTCGGTGTGGGATGAAAACTTTCTCTGGGATG attCAGAAAACACCGCGGTCACTCTGTCCGCACTCCTCGCGAGCCTCAACAGCTGCTGTAACCCGTGGATATACATGATCTTTAGCGGCCACCTTCTGCAGGACTTCGCGCACTGCTTCCCCTGCTGTCACAAAATACACCACAGCTTTAAGAAGGAGGACTCCGACAGCAGCCTTCGAAGGACTACActcttgactaaaatgactACCAGGAGTCCAACATGCAGCTCGGGAACGTGGAAAGAGCTGGACAATTCCCCAAAGTCATCCATTCCGTCCATTCAGGCCGAATGA